TTCAATAATATTTAATATTTAATGAATTATGTTCATTAAATAAGCATTTTCATTAAATATTTTTTAAATATTCCAAATTTTTGTATTTTCGCAAACAACTAAAAATACAACTATGGCTTTTGATATTGACATGATTAAAAAGGTTTATGCCCAGATGGCAGAACGTGTTGACAAAGCACGTGAGATCACGGGAAAACCACTTACGCTTTCCGAAAAGATTTTATACTCACACCTTTGGGATGGTAACCCAGATAAGGCTTTTCAACGTGGAAAAGATTATGTGGATTTTGCCCCAGATAGAATAGCCTGCCAGGACGCAACTGCCCAAATGGCGCTTTTGCAATTTATGCAGGCCGGAAAGAAAACGGTTGCGGTACCCACTACCGTACACTGTGATCATTTAATTCAAGCCAAACAGGGTGCAGCTCCAGATTTGAAACGTGCCAACGAAACGAGTAACGAAGTTTTTGACTTTCTGGAATCTGTTTCAAACAAGTACGGAATTGGCTTTTGGAAACCGGGCGCCGGAATTATCCACCAAGTTGTTTTGGAAAATTATGCATTTCCCGGCGGAATGATGATTGGTACCGATAGTCACACTGTTAATGCAGGAGGTTTGGGAATGGTAGCAATTGGAGTTGGGGGCGCTGATGCCGTTGACGTAATGGCAGGAATGCCTTGGGAATTAAAATTTCCGAAGTTGATTGGTGTAAAACTTACCGGTGAACTAAACGGTTGGACGGCTTCAAAAGATGTTATTTTAAAAGTAGCTGGAATACTTACCGTAAAAGGTGGAACTGGTGCTATTGTTGAATATTTTGGCCCTGGCGCAAAAAATCTTTCCTGTACCGGAAAAGGAACAATCTGTAATATGGGTGCCGAAATAGGTGCAACCACTTCAACCTTTGGGTATGACGACGCAATGGAACGTTTTCTAAGAGCAACAGACAGAGCGGATATTGCAGATGAAGCAAATAAAATTCGGGAATATTTAACGGGCGATGATGAGGTCTATGCAAATCCAGAAAAATATTTTGATCAAGTTATTGAAATAGATTTATCTACGCTACGTCCACACTTAAATGGACCATTTACACCAGATTTGGCAACTCCGGTGGGGGAATTGGGTGAAAAAGCAAAGAAAAACGATTGGCCCATAAAAGTGGACTGGGGCTTAATAGGTAGCTGTACCAACTCTTCTTATGAAGATTTAACGCGCGCCGCTTCTATTGCACAACAGGCCATCGATAAAAAATTAAAACCGAAAAGCGACTTCGGAATAAATCCTGGTTCGGAACAAATTCGTTTTACAGCAGAACGTGACGGACTTTTGGACGTTTTTGAAAATTTAGGAGCAACCATTTTTACAAATGCCTGTGGCCCGTGTATTGGCCAATGGGACCGAAGCGATAGAAAAGGAGAGGAAAAAAATACGATTGTACATTCCTTCAACAGAAACTTTTCAAAACGTGCGGATGGAAATCCAAATACCCACGCTTTTGTGGGCTCACCAGAAATGGTTGCCGCAATCGCAATCTCGGGCCGCTTGGATTTTGACCCTATGAATGATACCCTTCTAAATGAAGACGGACAAGAGGTAAAGCTTGACGAGCCACGTGGATTGGAATTGCCACCCAAAGGTTTTGAGGTGGACGATAACGGTTATTTGGCACCAAGGGAAGATGGAAGTTCCGTTGAGGTGAAAGTTGCAAAGGATAGCGAACGTCTACAATTACTGGATCCTTTCCTGCCTATTAAGGATTCTGAATTACAAGGTGTAAAATTATTAATAAAGGCTTTCGGAAAATGTACCACAGACCATATTTCTATGGCTGGCCCTTGGTTGCGCTATCGTGGCCATTTGGACAATATTGCCAACAATACCTTGATTGGCGCCGTAAATGCTTTTAACAAACAAACCAATTTTGTTAAAAATCAATTCACAGGTGAGTATGGTGGCGTGCCAGATGTACAGCGTGAGTATAAGGCAAAAGGAGTAAAAACGATTGTTGTGGGTGATCATAATTACGGTGAAGGATCATCGCGAGAGCATGCGGCAATGCAGCCACGTCATTTAGGTGTTGCGGCGGTTTTGGTAAAATCATTTGCACGGATCCATGAAACTAACCTAAAGAAACAGGGGATGTTGGCACTTACTTTTGCAAATGAAGCAGATTACGATTTAATTCAAGAGGATGATACCTTCAACTTTGTAGATATTGCCAATTTTTCTGAAAACAGACCGTTAACCATTGAAATTGTACATAAAGATGGAAGAAAGGATACCATCAAGGTAAACCATACTTATAATGATGCACAAATTAAGTGGTATCGTGAAGGTTCAGCTTTAAATTTGATAAAAAAGCAAAACTCTTAAAAATGCCTTTTAAAGAAGTTAAACCTAACAGGACTTTAAATCTGTTAGGTTTTTTTATACCTTAAAGCCGATGAAGTTTATAAAGAAACACTGGAGCAACATATTGTTTTTTGCTTTTTTAGCTTTGTTGGTTTTTCCTCAAACTAGGATGCCAATTCAGGTTTTTGTACAGCGGCTCGTTTCGTTTTCGCCTTCCGAAAAGGATAAAACGGAACGAGAAACTCTTAATGGTTATGAGTGGAATTTACAACGATTAAATGGTGAGGAAATCAATTTTTCACAGTCTGAGGGCAAGGTAATTATTGTAAATTTTTGGGCTACATGGTGTCCGCCTTGTGTTGCAGAAATGCC
The Aequorivita iocasae genome window above contains:
- a CDS encoding aconitate hydratase, with the protein product MAFDIDMIKKVYAQMAERVDKAREITGKPLTLSEKILYSHLWDGNPDKAFQRGKDYVDFAPDRIACQDATAQMALLQFMQAGKKTVAVPTTVHCDHLIQAKQGAAPDLKRANETSNEVFDFLESVSNKYGIGFWKPGAGIIHQVVLENYAFPGGMMIGTDSHTVNAGGLGMVAIGVGGADAVDVMAGMPWELKFPKLIGVKLTGELNGWTASKDVILKVAGILTVKGGTGAIVEYFGPGAKNLSCTGKGTICNMGAEIGATTSTFGYDDAMERFLRATDRADIADEANKIREYLTGDDEVYANPEKYFDQVIEIDLSTLRPHLNGPFTPDLATPVGELGEKAKKNDWPIKVDWGLIGSCTNSSYEDLTRAASIAQQAIDKKLKPKSDFGINPGSEQIRFTAERDGLLDVFENLGATIFTNACGPCIGQWDRSDRKGEEKNTIVHSFNRNFSKRADGNPNTHAFVGSPEMVAAIAISGRLDFDPMNDTLLNEDGQEVKLDEPRGLELPPKGFEVDDNGYLAPREDGSSVEVKVAKDSERLQLLDPFLPIKDSELQGVKLLIKAFGKCTTDHISMAGPWLRYRGHLDNIANNTLIGAVNAFNKQTNFVKNQFTGEYGGVPDVQREYKAKGVKTIVVGDHNYGEGSSREHAAMQPRHLGVAAVLVKSFARIHETNLKKQGMLALTFANEADYDLIQEDDTFNFVDIANFSENRPLTIEIVHKDGRKDTIKVNHTYNDAQIKWYREGSALNLIKKQNS